The following nucleotide sequence is from Emys orbicularis isolate rEmyOrb1 chromosome 21, rEmyOrb1.hap1, whole genome shotgun sequence.
gtcccggacgccccctgctggagggaaccAGGACTGCCCCACTCTGTGTTGtagcccccacactgctcccagctAGCGGGTATTCCCCGGTCGGCCCAGTGGCATGGCCCGGGGCCCCGGCGGGGAAGCGCCAGGCGGGAGGGGAGGCTGGAGTGCCAGGTTACACTGCTTCTGGGGCGGTCGTTCTCTTCTCTCCAGCCCGTGCCGCTCGGCCAGCTCTGCCCCCGGGCCTGCCCGGCTCGCGGCCATCGACTCTCTGGGTGGAACAGCTGCCGCACCCCTCCCCGGAGGGGTCGCATCCCAGTGCCGGGTGAGGGGTCCCTGGATACCAGCCCCGGCGCCTCAGCCCAGAGTGATCCCATCTCCCCCAGGTGTAACACCCACTCCCGGCGCAGGTACAGGGGGGCTGCGGGGTGCCCAGGGGCGCTGGTTTGTGGTTCTGTGTTTATTACAAATCTGGAGATTAACAGGATGCAAAATAACACAAACAGCCGCCTCGGcacgtcccctccccctcctggtgCTGAGCTCCCCTGGCCTCCCACccgtggggctgggtggggcagcaCCAGCTGGAGGGAGGGCTACAGGGGGGCTATAAGTCGAGCCcattctcggggggggggggaatcatgcTGTCACCTCCTGGTGGCTGACACTCCCTGCACCGTCGCTCCGATGACTCCCCCTGGGTTCACgccatgggggtgggtggggggcacccCTGTACCCTGGGGGCTCTACCCCTCAGGCCCCTGGCTCACGTTGATGGTGGCGTACAGGACAGGctcgggggcaggggccgggcccccCCGCTTGGCCTGCAGCGCCTGACCGTCCAGCTCGGCGTAGGTGAGTCCCTCGGCGCCGGGGTCGTgctcctggggctgggaggggagagagataccggagtgtgtgtgtgtgtgtgtgtgcatgcaccaacaccaacacacacaccagACAGTTCTGATCCCAGACACCAGGGGGCAGCGATgacccccaaaccccaccccaggcACAGTTGCTCTGACACGCTCTGTCCTGTccagcagggggctccggagagCTGCTCTTCCCCCCAGCAGGGAATCCAGCAACAcccccccctctccagcccacagAGCCCCATGGGGCAGAGATCAGGGAaatcccgccccccaccccccaccccggcacCTGCCCCCCATGGAATTCCGCTGACCCTCTGCAAATCTCAGACAAATGCAAACGTTTGGAGGAAGGTTTGAGGGGGTCAAGGTGAGTTTTGGGGGTTCAGGGTCAGGCTCTTATTCTCTGTGCTCTGGGTCTCCCGCCCCTCTCAGGGGGGAGCCTCGTTGCTGATCCCCAGCTCCGGTGTCTGCCCTgagggggcacgggggggggccAGGCAGAGTCGGGGGGGCCGACGTCTGAACATGGCTCTAGTGGGACCTGTGCAGGGCCAGATGgcgggggggtgctggggggcgggttGAGGAGTGGGGGGCACTTACCAGGACATTCAGCTGCTTCCCTTCACCCATGAGGGCGTCTGTGGAATAGAGACACCCCCCCCGGTGAGCGGCTGGGCCCAGATCAGAGCCCCGGGCCCAGGCCCCCACCCCACATCTGAGCCGTTCGCAGACTGGCCCGCCTGCCCCCCGGcacactggggtggggcagggtcacAAGCCCCATGGtgcagcaggggaaactgaggcacaaaggggggcaggggcgcCCCCAAAGGCACACAGTGAATCAAGGCTGCACCCCACATCAGCATCCCCCCCCAAAGGACACGGCCCCTTCCAGAGgacacccgcccctcccccctgctccatgGCTGCCCCCTCATGTGTGACTTACAGACTGTGGCTGCAGCCTCGGACTCCCTacggggagaaagagagaaagatagtaacagaactcaggagtcctggctcctagccccccgCATCTATCCATTaggcctcactcccctcccagagccagggagagaacccaggagtcctggctcccagccgacTCCAATCTAACCATTAGATCCTAGTTGCCTCtctgagccggggagagaacccaggagtcctgtgtcaGGTAGATCGGGGGTGGGGAGCGGAGCTGGGGTCTCACCTGCTCTGTCTCGGGGCTGGTCCTTTCCCTGCAGAGACACGAAGCAGAATCGTCCATGAGTCAACCTGGATCCCGTgtaccagccctgcccctcagccctACAGGGCATCTGGGATGGGGGGCCCAGGAGGGAGCCCCCCCACCGCTCGGCCTGGGGAGCACCTCACCCTCCAGCTGCTGAGCCTGGATACCCTACAGACAGAttgagcccagctccctgcaccacagcgccccctagtgagccctctgccccaccccctgcagcaccgtgccccctgctgagcctaTACCCtttgcagcacagtgcccctagTTCTGCCCAGGGGCTTTGGGGCCAGCtctcactgccaggggagagcgccccctgctgggcccctgccccaccccctgggtTTCCTTCCTTGTCTCCCATCCAAGCCAtgacccctcccagcccagcttaGTGGTGGGTTTAACCCTTCCCTCGCTGGGCGGGACACTCACTTCCTCGGGTTCTTCTGTAGCAGACGaaggccaggaggaggaggaggaggaggaggccggCGGACGCTGCGCTCACCCCGGCGATGATGGGGCGGGTCAGAACCGGTGCTGTGCTTGATACCGATCCACCTGGGAAGCAGCACCAGGCCGTGAGCACCGTGAGTGGCTGGTTCGTTacctgctgccccaacccctccccctcgAGGACCCAGGGACCCACAGCAGAACATTCTATGGGGCtagtgggggggcaggagcagaggggattCTGGGCAATAGTGGTCAGGGGGGTCACTCCCAATGGCAGAGGGCTgtactggggtgggggcagggtgtgtgcgGGGTTGTACCTCAGGCCCCTGTGAAGCCAGCTGGGCCCGGATCCTGCAGCAACCCCCAAATTGGGTCCTGCTCCTGTCCTGGGAATTTCTCAGCAGCTTCAGCTCACTTCCGCGTAGGAATCATATGGGTGGGGGGATGGCAGTGGGAGGGGGCTTCTGGCCAGGGAGGGTGTTTTGAGATCATTGGGAGAACCATGCCCTGCTGAAGTGATCAGCAGCGGAAGACGTAACGGTGCTGTTATCGCAGCGACCATCATTAGGTTCCAGAGTCAACAACATGTCACTCTGGATCCATGGGTTCAAGTGTTAACACCATGTCTATCTGGATTGAGAGGTTCCAGGGTTAATGCCACACTGGGAAGCACCCCAGCGAAGGGAGAGCCCTGCTTCTGAGCCGTTCCActgggctgtctgcagactcaggcagacaaacGGGATACACAGGATCATTATCCCTGGTGCCGTTCTCCCAGGGGGATATGCACCGAGCTGTGCCCCACATGGGTTGCATTgtggtgccagtgggcagcaCAGCACCCCGGTTTGTGGGGTCCCCAGGGTGGGGCTGTTTCCAGGGCTGGTTTGATGGTGAtttccccctgccagccccggtACCTGGCCTCGCGCTGCCTGGGTGGGTGGGAGCCGATGTCGTTCCTGACTGAGTCGGGTCAGTTCTCCCTGTGGGAATAGAACCAGCGTCTGTCAGGGgcggggtgcaggggtgaggaagCTGGAACCTCTCCTCCCACCAACCAGCAATGGCGGCTCTTCCCCGGGCTGAGCCGGCGTCCCTGGGGAGAAGACGGGACCCAGGGATTCGGACCAGCTCAGCGCCCCCGGGATCCCAGAATGGGGAGGATCGGCCCAGCGAGACCCTGAGCGCAGATACAGGCCCTGCCTGGCTCCACGGAAACCAGAACCCAAATCATTACTGACTAGTATTAATTACCAGGAGCCCCTGTCCTGAGCCAGCTCCCCCGTGTGCTCGGAGCTGTACAGACACACGACACAGAGACGGTCCCTGACCCAGCCAGGTGCCCCTctgtgacaaactgggactgttcttaatgtggtctttgaatgctgacaggggagtgtggctaggatggtctgcattgggggatgggagactggccgagggagaatacctgagcatgtaacatgagaacccaggaaggggttagaggccaggtgacacctttgcccgggaaactgaacaaaggctggggagggacccccggggtggggctgtgcattggggggaagctctcccaggccctgtcccccaccAAGCCAATCTGGCATCTTTCCAGTGACCGCCCCCCGCATATGGAATGAGGCTGGTGGGAGGGGTTCAGATGGGGCATTCGCTCTGGggatctgcccctgtcccacccagcCAGCCCTTCGTGACTCCCCCCAGGGGCAGCTCCTTGGGCAGCACAAACCTGTTTCTGGGGGGGTTGATGGCCTTGTGCTGCCTGGGCAGGTGGGAGCCAGTGTCGTTCCCGGCTGAGTCGGGTCGGTTCCCCCTGTGGGAATAGAACCAGCGTCTGCCAGTGGCAGGGCGCGCGGGTGAGAAAGCTGGAGCCCTGGTGTCTGTGGTTAGTTAAACAGGAACACACACCCTCACCCACAACCGGCACTTCCCCGGGCTGAGCCGGCGTCCCTGGGGAGAGGACGGGACCCAGGGATTAGGGTTGGCTCAGCACCCCGGGAATCCCAGAACGGGAGGATCGGCCCGGCAAGACCCTGAGCGCAGATACAGCCCCTGCCTGGCTCCACGGAAACCAGAACCAAAATCATTACTGACTAGTATTAATTACCAGGAGCCCCTGTCCTGAGCCAGCTCCCCCGTGTGCTCGGAGCTGTACAGACACACGACACAGAGACGGTCCCTGACCCAGCCAGGTGCCCCTctgtgacaaactgggactgttcttaatgtggtctttgaatgctgacaggggagtgtggctaggatggtctgcattgggggatgggagactggccgagggagaatacctgagcatgtaacatgagaacccaggaaggggttagaggccaggtgacacctttgcctgggaaactgaacaaaggctggggagggagttcagagctggctggtgacatggctgggaggcagacggggctctgacctcccaagggggctggggtgcctgaggaccccaagatggacctaactgagggggatcctgttgtctgtgcctgcaagacctgtcttggactgtattcctgtcatctaaataaaccacctgctttactggctggctgagagtcatggtgaatcgcaggaagccgggggtgcagggccttttgtccccccacactccatgacacccTCACACCTGGAGTCTCTGCGGATCAGGTCTGGGTGCGGCTGTCCCTATTTCGGAGGAGGACCGTCCCTGTGTCTATAGAGCTACAGGGGAGCTTGTCTGCCAAACGGGGCTGTATCAAACCAGGGGGGGCGAATACCGACAGCCCAGACTTGCTCTGAGATCACCAGTGGGGGTTGGGAACCACACAGGATTCGTCATTTCGGGTCCAGTTTTCATGTAGACAAAGTCTTATTCCATCTTTCTATCCATCCTCAGACGTGCTCCCATCTGTCCACTGCCCTACGTTCCAAAGGACCCACATTCCCACCGATCCATGGCCGGCcatccccactgacccagggcCATCCATCCCCATGGATCTATCCATCCCCCTCGATCTAGAAGAATTGAACCCATCAGTTGTGTCTGCAGGGACCATCCCCCTCCAAACAGCCTGAATGGCCCCGTGGGCATCTGAGCGGGGAGCCCTGTTCCCTGGGGGATGAATTGTTCGATTTTCTCGCTCACCTTCTCCCACTGGCTCCGTCAGGGGGGGAACCGGCTGCTGGGTCCCAGCTGGGTTGGTTCCCTCTGTGGGATGAAAACGAGCGTcggctgggatgggggagggagggaatcgaGCACTCAGCCATCAGCCCTGAAACtccagtggctgctgctgctccctggctggggaaccccccagtgactccgTCCCCGCTCCCCATCTgggcgtcccctctgctgggcccagggctcaggtcagagcctggctctgagtgtCCTGTCGGGCCAAGACCTGCTGAGAGtttggctgggtgtggggctgggaacgGGGATGCCGAGCCAGGTCCCTCACCTGCTACGACCAGCTCCACGAGGTCGCTGGGCTCCGACCAGACAGGCAGGTCTCACTTGGTGCTCTATTGGCAGCTGTAGCTCCCTGCATCTCCCCAGTCTGTGGGACCcccggggtggggctgtgcattggggggaagctctcccaggccctgtcccccaccAAGCCAATCTGGCATCTTTCCAGTGACCGCCCCCCGCATATGGAATGAGGCTGGTGGGAGGGGTTCAGATGGGGCATTCGCTGTGGggatctgcccctgtcccacccagcCAGCCCTTCGTGACTCCCCCCAGGGGCAGCTCCTTGGGCAGCACAAACCTGTTTCTGGGGGGGTTGatggccctgtgctgcctgggcaGGTGGGAGCCAGTGTCTTTCCCGGCTGAGTCGGGTCGGTTCCCCCTGTGGGAATAGAACCAGCGTCTGCCAGTGGCAGGGCGCGCGGGTGAGAAAGCTGGAGCCCTGGTGTCTGTGGTTAGTTAAACAGGAACACACACCCTCACCCACAACCGGCACTTCCCCGGGCTGAGCCGGCGTCCCTGGGGAGAGGACGGGACCCAGGGATTAGGGTTGGCTCAGCACCCCGGGAATCCCAGAACGGGAGGATCGGCCCGGCAAGACGCTGAGCGCAGATACAGCCCCTGCCTGGCTCCACGGAAACCGGAACCAAAATCATTACTGACTCGTATTAATTACCAGGAGACCCTGTCCTGAGCCAGCTCCCCCGTGTgtgtggggagtgttggctgggaaggcaggggagtgtggctaggatggtctgcattgggggatggttTTACTTTCGCTCCAGCTCACTTCCTCCTCATTTCTTCAGCCCGTTTCTCTTTGCTCACAGCTGGTTTCCATCACTTTTCATTCGTGCTTTACTTCTCCTGCGGTTTTCTAACAATTTCTTTGGTAACTTAGAGACTCTTTTTTTCTTCGTGTTTCACTGCCCGGTTCTTCCTTTAACTTTCCCCCTCATGTCTCTGTCTTTCCTCTGTCTGCCTCCCCCTGTTCCTGCCATCTCTGTCCCTTCTCAACGGGactttctccctcccacctctgTGCCTGGCCCCTTCGATGACACAGCTCGGCCACTGGGTCCTTTTCCACTGGCTCCCCACTCGCTGGgtccctgcattgctggtgcAGGTTTCTACCTCGCTGGCTGCTGGTGTCTCTCTCCCGGCGTCTGGGCCCCACATACCCATAGTAACACCAGCCattctccccacccagccccagccctttgTGGCTCCCCCTGTGGGCGGCTCCTTGGGCAGAATGAGCCTGTTTAACTGGCCAAGGgggcccccttccctgcccccgggCCAGCTagaacccctgccccaccccagagcaacCCCAGTCCGGCCCCAGTCCCGGGTCAGCCCCACCAGCCAACTGACCTGAGCCCCAGCCATGCTATGCCgaacagccccagcccccagcccccgacACCAGCCCAGCATCCCTCGGCAGCAGCTCCATATTATACCGGTCACCTATGCCGTCTCCGCTCCGCAGCCGggtgtcccctctgctgggctcaGAGCTCAGGACAGCGCCTGGCTCTAAGCATCCCATCAGCATGGAGCCCCAAGcgagggtctggctgggggtgggactgggggcgGGGACACCGAGCcaggcccctcacctgctaccaccagctgCAGGGGGTCGCTGGGCTGCGAGGAGACGAAGGGCTCTGATCGGTTCCGGTAGCTGCAGCTGTAGTTCCCTCCGTGCTGCCGGCCCACGGTGGGGATGAGGAACTCGGCCCCGTCCCCAGCAGGGTCCATCTGTCGCTGTGGGTTCAGGTCTCCGGCCTTGTGCAGGAAGAACATCACGTCCCGGCGCTGCCACTGACACCGGATGGTGACGTCTGCCCCTGGGGCGGTGACCCCAGTGGGGCTCAGAGCGATGGAGGGTCTGGGTAAGCTGGGATCTGCGTACAGGAGACAGGCTGTGAGAGCCAGCCCCGGGCAGCCACCCAGCCCCGGCCTCCCCAGCTGGCCCCAGCCACGGGCAGATCCAGGGGCCCCCGGGCAGAGATTCTCTCCCAGATCCCAGAGTTCCTCCCACCCAGAATCCCGGCCCTgcgagctgggctcccagccccacagacacCGAGCTGCGGCTCCCTAGTGCTTGGGTCCTCATATGCTTGTCTCTGGCGCCCGGCACCGCAGGGGATGAGCTCCACGCAGGAAGGGAGTCAGCCCCCACCAGGAGGCAGGAAGGGGtctttatccccattctacacagagagaaactgaggcacagacagattcaTTTTCCTTAGTGAGCTCCCGGGGGCCGGGACTGTCTCTTCACTCTGTGTTTAttcagcgcctggcacaacggggccctgatcatGGCGGGGGCCCTACATGCACCCGCAACACAAGGGATCCAGCGCTATTGAGGCCAGCGTTTGCAGAGGTCGCCACTAACTGTGGGCGTCTTGGATTGTGGGCGCTCGGCCTGAGATCCCCCAAGATTTAGGCCCCCACACAAGGAAGGACACCTTTGAAAACCGCAACGTGCTCCCATCACACAGAATCTGTGACCGTGACAGGAGCTGggccagatctcctgggtcccagcccagtgccgggTCCACTAAACCACTGCTTCTCCTgaagcccctgcctcattcagcccCGGTCAGGGCACTGCCTGGGGCGGAGTCTGGAGAACAGGGGTGATGGGATCACGGGATTAAATAGCGACTCACGGTTCCTACGCACAAGGGGCAGCGTTAAAGTCGCCTCCCTGCCCCGAGTCTCCagtggctgctgctcccccctggctggggaaccccccagtgactccgTCCCCGCTACCCGGCCAGGCGTCCCCTCTGCGGGgtcagggctcaggacagagcctggctctgagcgtcCCATTGGCACCGAGCCCCTGTGAgagtctggctgggggtggggctgggaatggggacgCCGAACCGGGCCCCTCACCTCTCACCACCAGCTCCACGGGGTCGCTGGGGTACGACACGGCGAACGGCTCCGATCTGCTGTGATAGGAGCAGCTGTAGTTCCCGCCGTCCTCCCGGCTCACGTTGCTGATGGGAAACACAGCCTGAAACCCGTCCGAATCCACAGGTGGGAAATGGCGTCGCTCTTTATTCAGCACGAACCGCACGTCCTGGTGCTGCCCCCAACACCAGACAGTCACGGCTCCCCCCAGGGAGACCCCCTCGCTGGGGCTCAGGGAGATGTTGGGTTTGGGgtagctgggctctgcagtgggAAGCAGACAGGCCATGAGACGCAGGCCCCGTCACTCTCTCCTGGGACCCGTCCTCACCACAGGCCTCAGTGCTGGGTCAGACCCGGCGGCCCTGAGGACGGGCTCCTGGATGCCTTTCCACAGGGGCCAGAGTTTCCTCTGAGCCCTGGGCTAACAGCATGAGACACGGAGCAACCCCAGCCCCTGGgggcccagagctctgctccctagTGGGTGACAGGCCAGGACAGTCTCCAGGGTCCCTTCACTCCCTGGCTCCtctgctgggagggggctgggagccaggactcctgggttctgtccctggctctgggaggggagtgaggtctagtggggagagcagggaggatgggggccaggactcctgggttctgtgcacagCACCACCCCTGACTTGTAAGGGACTGTGCAAGTCTCTACTATACACTGAGGTTTATAACCTTCAGCTCCGCCCATCACCCCTAACTGATGTGTTGCCTGGGAAAGGCCCCCccgctctgcagctccccctgggggcagggatcccccctTCCTCAGCCCTGAGTCTCCAGTGACTGCTTCTCCCCACTGGCTGGGAACTCCCCAGTGACTCCATCACTGCTGCCCAGCCAGGTGTCCCCTCTGTGGGGCCCAGGGATCGGGGCAGAGCATGGCTCTGAGCGTCCCATCGGTGCAGAGACCCCCTGAGTGtccagctgggtgtggggctgggagccgggacacTAAACCGGGCCCGTCACCTTCTACAATGATCTCGACGGGGTCGCTGGGATGAGATGTGCGATTCTGATCCGTTATGGGGCGATATTCGCAGGTGTAGCTCCCTCCATGTTCCCGGCTGACATTGGCGATGGGAAATTCAGCCACGGTCCCATCAGGCACCGACCGCACCTGCGGGTTCGGGTCTCCAGCTTTATGCAGAAAGAACTCCATGCCCGGGTACAAACCCTCACAGAGGATGGTGACGCTTCCCCCGAGCGCCACCACCCTGCTGGGGCTCACGCAGATGGGAGGTTTGGGGTATTCTCGCCCTGCTTTCAAAAAGAGACAGGAGTTAAACAAGGGAGACACAGCCCCctgtttccccccagccccaattCAGTCCATCCATCATTCGGCCTTGGGGGGGCTCATTGAACCAGGACATTGAACCAGGGGACAGTTCCTCTCTGCTTCGTCAGACCCCGGGAGCCAGATTCGACTCCTAGTTACTCcatgcgggggggttgggggggcacagAAGAACGGGGCTGGGTCTGAGCTCACAGGGGGAGTTTGGGTTGAGTTTTGGGGAAGGTTCAGGGCTCagtttctcttcctcccctcgaTCCCGGACCCTTCCTGATGTTAATATCCTCCCCACAGACTGATactcacctcccaacacccaGCTGTGCCCGGCCAGAGAGCAGCCTGAAAAGGAAATTGGTGTTAGGGACCAGATCCCAGAGCATCTGGATCCTACACCCTGGTCCCACATCCCCCCCATGGACACaagccctggtctcagatcccacCTTATGGGCACACGCCCTGGCTGTCTCCGATACTCACCGAGGAGGAGGACGGTGAGAGCAGACGCcatgatggggcagtgggggcccctCAGCGCTGCCACTAACACCCCAGTGCTGAGCTCCACCCAGCCTGAGGCCCGAGTGCGAGCGGAATGAGGAACTGCGCTGGGGGCTGCAACCCCAGGAAGCCCGTGATGCACTCGGCCCCTTTCCTCCCCATCAGATGGTTTCTCTGCAATCTCCAGCCCAAATGTAGCGCGGTCAGAGCAAAGCCAgatccctgcagagcccagcaaaccacatcccttcctgcagctgcccCGCCTCCACCCCATCACCTCCGAGCTCCACATGGGAGCTGCCCAGTCCGGGGACTAGGTGGGAATGAGGCAATCTCAGGAGGCCTCAAGAGGTGCCCAGGCTCAGGCTGCCCTGACCTTTTCCAACAGGCCCGTCTAGCCTCCCTGGAGCAGCAGCTCAGAGTAGAGGAgggctctctctcctccccactccctaaAGTAGCGTCCCTCTCCCATGGAGCGGGGCAGAGGTTCCTTCCTGACCCGGTTGGGCCCAGCGCCCGCCCCGGAGCATGAGGGTGGAGGGACCTGGCCAACCTCCTTCCCAGGTAGTGTTGCTGCAGAATCTATTTTTAGCCAAGTGACGTGGCACAGAGACAGGACTGGGGCCTGGGAGAGTGGTGgtttctggccccagtgagggtGCGAGAAATGGGTAAATTTAGATCCTGAGTTGTTAAAGGAACGGCCGTAAAATCCGCGAAAGGGGAAGTCTGCCCAGAGCCGGCGCTCACTTCCTGTTTCTGCTACTGCCAGTGAAACTCTGTAAAACTGATGCCCAGCATCTACTCTGTTTATAtaccccagttctgggaggggaatggggtctactGATTGttgcggggggctgggagccaggactcctgggttctctcctagcTCTGATTGGGGCCCCGGGGGTGGGGTCTCGTGGTTAGAGAACAGGACACAGATTAGAGCCAGccccctagaggtgaaaggccccgtgtcccttccccagcccatccCCAGGGCCGTGGGTCTGCGCAGCTCAGGGCCCGGGGCAGAGCTCACAGGGGTCGATGGCTGAGCcaaattcccccctccctcagctcagaACCTCCAGCGGCTGCTGCTCTCCCTTGGCTGGGGAACCTCCAGTGACTCCTTCCCGGTCCCATTGCAGgcttcccctctgctgggccaaagctgtttttaaactttcccttgaTTTTGTAGAACTTTGTTTAACACAGAATTGTTCTGTAttgactttattattattattattttggtctCTTCTGTTGCCTGATTGTGCACTTCCGGTTCCAGATGAGGTGTGTGGTTACCGGTCAGttagtaactctgaggttctactgtaccatcATCAGAATTAATTGTTCCCTATGAAGTCAGTTTTACGTTCATGCAATACCAGAATCTAGAGTTAGAAAGTAAAGTGTACTAGACCAGAACCCCACTGCTCTAGGCTCCCTTCGCGGTTTCTCTGTTTTCAGCCTCTGTACGTCCCGACTTTGCAGGCAAATTTCTTAGGATGGTTCATTCTGTCTTGAGCCATCCTCTTGTGGCATCTTTGTTTGCCGTTCTGAgcagagtgaccagatgtcccggttttatagggacagtcccgatatttctGTTGCTGCACCTGAAGGTGCTGTGCGGTCCTGCGGACGTTTTGTCCGCACGATTTGCTTTACTTTCGCTCCAGCTCACTTCTTCCTCATTTCTTAAGCCCGTTTCTCTTTGCTCACAGCTGATTTCTGTCACATTTCATTCGTGTTTTACTTCTCTTGCAGTTTTCTAACAATTGCTTAGGTACTTAGCGACTCTTTTTCCTTCCTGTTTCACTGCCCGGTTCTTCCTTTAACTTTCCCCCTCATACCTCTGTCTTTCCTCTGTCTGCCTCCTCCTGTTCCTGCCAACTCTGTCCCTTCTCAACGG
It contains:
- the LOC135893091 gene encoding immunoglobulin superfamily member 1-like; this translates as MASALTVLLLGREYPKPPICVSPSRVVALGGSVTILCEGLYPGMEFFLHKAGDPNPQVRSVPDGTVAEFPIANVSREHGGSYTCEYRPITDQNRTSHPSDPVEIIVEEPSYPKPNISLSPSEGVSLGGAVTVWCWGQHQDVRFVLNKERRHFPPVDSDGFQAVFPISNVSREDGGNYSCSYHSRSEPFAVSYPSDPVELVVRDPSLPRPSIALSPTGVTAPGADVTIRCQWQRRDVMFFLHKAGDLNPQRQMDPAGDGAEFLIPTVGRQHGGNYSCSYRNRSEPFVSSQPSDPLQLVVAGGSVSSTAPVLTRPIIAGVSAASAGLLLLLLLLAFVCYRRTRGRKGPAPRQSRESEAAATVYALMGEGKQLNVLPQEHDPGAEGLTYAELDGQALQAKRGGPAPAPEPVLYATINVSQGPEG